Proteins from one Bacteroides zhangwenhongii genomic window:
- a CDS encoding MFS transporter, with the protein MGFFLYKLSIFFKIQYESHKLSLFYQVLVGLVNTLTTILALVIIDKVGRKKLVYYGVSGMIVSLILIGLYFLFGETLNVSSLFLLVFFLFYVFCCAVSICAVVFVLLSEMYPTKVRGLAMSIAGFALWIGTYLIGQLTPWMLQNLTPAGTFFLFALMCVPYMLIVWKLVPETTGKSLEEIERYWNRSEQ; encoded by the coding sequence ATAGGATTTTTCTTATACAAATTAAGTATTTTCTTTAAAATACAATATGAGAGCCACAAACTTTCTCTTTTTTACCAAGTTCTGGTAGGACTTGTTAATACTTTGACCACCATTTTGGCTCTTGTCATCATTGATAAAGTTGGTCGTAAGAAGCTGGTGTATTACGGAGTTTCGGGAATGATTGTTTCTCTGATTCTTATCGGCCTGTACTTCCTTTTCGGAGAAACACTGAATGTCTCAAGCCTCTTCCTTCTTGTTTTCTTCCTGTTCTATGTATTCTGTTGTGCCGTGTCTATCTGCGCTGTGGTGTTCGTGCTCCTTTCGGAGATGTATCCCACCAAGGTTCGCGGACTGGCCATGTCAATAGCAGGATTCGCCTTATGGATCGGAACGTATCTGATCGGACAGTTAACCCCCTGGATGCTCCAGAACCTTACCCCCGCCGGAACATTCTTTCTGTTCGCACTCATGTGCGTGCCGTATATGCTGATTGTATGGAAACTCGTGCCGGAGACGACCGGGAAGTCACTGGAGGAGATTGAAAGATATTGGAACCGCTCGGAACAGTAA
- a CDS encoding sialidase family protein codes for MKRNHYFLLLILLGFSFSVQASDTVRASDTVFIRETQTPILIERQDNVLFYIRLDAKDSKLLNEVVLDFSKSTPQHDIQSVKLYYGGTEALQHRDKKRMAPVEYISSFHPGTTLSANPSYSVKCAEVVRPSNKVVLKSNYKLFPGVNFFWISLQMKKGTSLYTRINSELCAVKVDGKDLDCKYLSPKNISHRMAIGVRHAGDDGSAAFRIPGLVTTNKGTLLGVYDVRYNSSVDLQEYVDVGLSRSTDGGKTWEKMCLPLSFGEYGGLPKAQNGVGDPSILVDTKTNTVWIVAAWTHGMGNQRAWWSSHPGMDMNHTAQLMMVKSTDDGKTWSEPINITEQVKDPSWYFLLQGPGRGITMSDGTLVFPTQFIDSTRIPNAGIMYSKDQGKTWKMHNMARTNTTEAQVVEIEPGVLMLNMRDNRGGSRAVSITKDLGKSWTEHASSRKALNEPVCMASLLNVKALDNVLNKDILLFSNPNTVKGRDHITIKASLDKGLTWLPEHQLLLDEDPGWGYSCLTMIDKETIGILYESSVAHMTFQAVKLTDIIKE; via the coding sequence ATGAAAAGAAATCATTATTTTCTCCTTCTTATTTTATTAGGATTTTCCTTTAGTGTTCAAGCCTCAGATACTGTCCGAGCTTCAGATACAGTATTTATCCGTGAAACACAAACTCCCATTCTGATAGAACGGCAAGACAATGTTTTGTTTTATATCCGTTTGGATGCTAAAGACAGTAAGTTACTGAATGAAGTCGTATTAGATTTCAGCAAAAGCACGCCACAGCACGATATCCAGTCAGTAAAACTCTATTATGGAGGCACGGAGGCATTGCAGCATAGAGATAAAAAGCGTATGGCTCCTGTAGAATATATATCCAGTTTTCATCCGGGAACTACCTTATCTGCCAATCCGTCGTATTCGGTGAAATGTGCGGAAGTTGTGAGACCTTCCAATAAAGTAGTACTTAAGAGTAATTATAAATTATTTCCAGGCGTAAATTTTTTTTGGATTAGTTTGCAGATGAAAAAAGGAACTTCTTTATATACCCGAATAAACTCTGAACTATGTGCGGTAAAAGTAGATGGCAAGGATTTGGACTGTAAATATCTTTCTCCTAAAAATATCTCTCATCGAATGGCTATCGGCGTACGTCACGCAGGAGATGACGGATCGGCAGCTTTCCGTATTCCGGGATTGGTGACTACGAATAAAGGAACTTTGTTAGGAGTATATGATGTTCGTTATAATAGTAGCGTTGATTTGCAAGAATATGTTGATGTTGGGTTGAGCCGTAGTACAGATGGAGGAAAGACATGGGAAAAAATGTGTCTTCCTCTTTCATTTGGTGAGTATGGTGGTTTGCCAAAAGCTCAAAATGGAGTAGGGGATCCTTCTATTTTGGTAGACACAAAAACAAATACTGTATGGATAGTTGCTGCATGGACGCATGGTATGGGCAATCAGCGTGCATGGTGGAGTTCACATCCGGGAATGGATATGAATCATACAGCGCAATTGATGATGGTGAAAAGTACCGACGATGGTAAAACGTGGTCGGAACCAATCAATATAACGGAGCAGGTGAAAGATCCATCCTGGTACTTTCTACTTCAAGGACCGGGACGCGGAATAACGATGAGTGACGGCACATTGGTTTTTCCGACCCAGTTTATAGATTCGACACGTATCCCTAATGCCGGAATTATGTATAGTAAGGATCAAGGTAAGACATGGAAGATGCATAACATGGCCCGTACCAATACCACAGAAGCCCAAGTTGTAGAAATAGAACCGGGAGTTTTGATGTTGAATATGCGTGATAACAGAGGAGGCAGTCGGGCGGTATCCATTACAAAAGATTTGGGTAAGAGCTGGACCGAACACGCTTCTTCACGTAAAGCACTTAATGAGCCCGTATGTATGGCCAGCTTGCTGAATGTCAAAGCACTGGATAATGTGTTGAACAAAGACATCCTTCTGTTTTCAAATCCGAATACAGTAAAAGGACGTGACCATATTACAATAAAGGCAAGTTTGGATAAAGGACTTACTTGGCTGCCGGAACATCAACTTTTATTGGATGAAGATCCGGGATGGGGATATAGCTGCCTGACTATGATTGATAAAGAAACTATAGGCATTTTATACGAAAGTAGTGTAGCACATATGACATTTCAAGCAGTGAAGCTTACAGATATTATTAAAGAATAA
- a CDS encoding AGE family epimerase/isomerase, with amino-acid sequence MDLKKLSDQYRDELLNNVLPFWLQNSQDKEFGGYFTCLDREGKVFDTDKFIWLQGREVWMFSMLYNKVEKRQEWLDCAVQGGEFLKKYGHDRNYNWYFSLDRSGRPLVEPYNIFSYTFATMAFGQLSLATGNQEYADIARKTFDIILSKADNPKGKWNKLHPGTRNLKNFALPMILCNLAMEIEHILGKDYLEQAMDTCIHEVMDVFYRPELGGIIVENVDINGNLVDCFEGRQVTPGHAIEAMWFIMDLGKRLHRPELIEKAKNTTLTMLEYGWDKEHGGIFYFLDRNSFPPQQLEWDQKLWWVHIESLISLLKGYQLTGDKQCLDWFEKVHDYTWVHFRDAEYPEWYGYLNRKGEVLLPLKGGKWKGCFHVPRGLFQCWKILETLSLQTFPGLLNIAETQFKSIY; translated from the coding sequence ATGGATTTAAAAAAACTATCGGACCAATACAGGGATGAATTGTTGAACAATGTTCTTCCTTTTTGGCTTCAAAACTCTCAAGACAAAGAGTTTGGCGGCTATTTCACTTGTTTGGATCGTGAAGGCAAAGTATTCGATACAGACAAGTTTATTTGGCTGCAAGGGCGTGAGGTATGGATGTTCTCCATGCTTTACAATAAGGTGGAGAAACGCCAGGAATGGCTGGACTGTGCCGTTCAAGGTGGCGAATTTTTAAAGAAATACGGACATGATAGAAATTACAACTGGTACTTTTCCCTCGACCGTTCGGGTAGACCGTTAGTAGAACCGTATAACATTTTCTCCTATACTTTTGCAACGATGGCTTTCGGACAATTGAGTTTGGCAACCGGTAATCAGGAGTATGCCGATATTGCCAGAAAGACATTCGATATTATCTTGTCCAAAGCTGATAATCCTAAAGGAAAATGGAACAAGCTTCATCCCGGTACGCGTAACCTGAAAAATTTTGCTCTGCCGATGATTCTCTGTAATCTTGCTATGGAAATAGAGCATATTTTAGGTAAAGACTACTTGGAACAGGCTATGGACACTTGCATCCATGAAGTTATGGACGTCTTTTATCGTCCCGAACTTGGTGGAATCATTGTCGAGAATGTAGATATAAACGGTAATCTTGTGGATTGTTTTGAGGGTCGCCAGGTTACTCCCGGTCATGCGATTGAAGCGATGTGGTTTATCATGGACTTGGGTAAACGTCTGCATCGGCCGGAACTGATAGAGAAAGCAAAAAACACGACTCTTACCATGCTTGAATACGGTTGGGATAAGGAGCATGGCGGTATCTTTTACTTTTTAGATCGTAACAGTTTTCCTCCCCAACAATTGGAATGGGACCAGAAACTCTGGTGGGTACATATCGAATCTTTAATTTCATTGTTAAAAGGCTATCAGTTGACAGGAGACAAACAGTGTTTGGATTGGTTTGAAAAAGTACATGATTATACATGGGTACACTTTAGGGACGCTGAGTATCCGGAATGGTACGGATACTTGAATAGAAAAGGTGAAGTATTGTTGCCCTTGAAAGGCGGCAAATGGAAAGGGTGCTTTCATGTACCAAGAGGACTGTTTCAATGCTGGAAAATACTTGAAACTCTTTCGCTACAAACATTTCCCGGATTATTAAATATTGCTGAAACACAATTTAAATCTATTTACTAA